The Aspergillus oryzae RIB40 DNA, chromosome 5 genome segment GGTGTTCACTCAGCTGTATGTATAGATTTGTGTTTATCCCTTCGTTGTGTCTTTTAACGTTCTTGTAACCAATCCCATGCTTTGGGGATGGCtatactactccgtagactTGTAATAATAACAAGGCTTCTTATAATCTGGAATACCTACGAAGTACTCCATTCTTATTATCCCCCTGGTGCATTGGGGCGCATAATAGGTAATCGTAACTCGGGACTATTTACTGTCGGATAATGGCAATCAACAAAGCCAAGACTTTAGGGAAGtttaaaagagaaaggaaaaaggaaagacgcACAAATAGAACAATTTCCAGTGGTGCCCTTATACCTCTTGGAATGATGGTACATACCGAGCATCTAAGTATCGTGCAACAGCTTAAGTAAATACTTGCTAATCCAGTGAAGACGTACGTGTCTTGCAGGCCAGTTAAGCTTCAGGTTCTGCCATACAATTACATGTGCGTACTGAAAGCCACTATGAGAGGATCCCTGACCGAGTTTCGATGGCCAAGGAAAACCAAGGGTGAGAAAAACTGGAATAGTACTGTGTAGTGCTGTACCTAGACTCAAGCGCCATCCTACTCCGTCTTCCTTGTGCTGGTAATTTTTAGTAATCAATTTAATGGGTGAACAGCGCCTAAGCAATAATTTACCACCAGCGATTGCTTGGTGCTCTCCGGACTCCGGAGGTTCCATACCGAGTACGGTATCCAAACCCGTACTAAAAACGTACGAAAGAGTTGCGACCTTCCAATTTAGAGGGTAAGTTACCGTCCGTGACCATGGCCGCTTGCGcctccttggtcttggcgAAACTTCCacccatccccatccccaaaatAATCTTTCATTTCATCGATTGCCTCCCGCAGTCTCCGACCTCCCACCCgagttcctcttccaaccTAACGCGATTGATGAGCTCGTCGACTTGCTCCGTGTTCCCGGCCTCATTGCTAAGGACATCAGTCCCCTGCGTTGCTGTCAACGTTTCCCCTCGCCATCTCTATCTGGCCGACAACTGAAAGGGGAAAAGTTGGGAAGGAGGCATTTCCTCCGGCCGCTCGTTTTTAttgtatcttttttttcccttcactGGCCAAcattcttatcttttctcGTCCAATAAACCTATTAATCGCATAAGATATCATACACTCGGAGCGTATCTCGCTAGCATTAGAAGTGTGGTTTGACCTCACTGTTGTTTGCATGCGAACCGTTCCCCTTTCAGCAGCCCCGATTTTCGCTCAGATACCGCAGTCATCGACTCAGCCTCCCCCGGATCTCCACAAAACACTTTTCATGCTCAGTGGATCCTGTTAACACTACTTCGCTTGATCTCTTTTGAATCGACGCGGTGTGAGCAGCCTTGCGCTCATGGGGTTGACGCAGCGAATCTCAAAATGGCTGCCCTCTTCGCCGAGTCTCCCTGTGGATGACGTTTCGCGCGAAAAGGGCCGCAACATTTCCAGGTTCGCGTTTTTCAAGAGAAGAATACGCTTGAAGGGCAATTCATCGATTTCTATACCATTGGGATTTGTTTTACTATTTCCATGCCTTGTAATAGTCCTggttttgcttctttttgtccgacacccttcttctcccggTGGTATTCTAATCCCAGCTGGCACACCTCCATCTATAAGGTTAGTATAATTTTCAAACATACGCACCGATTCCCTGATTTTCCCGATCACTGACAACTCTGCCGCACTTTTCAGAAAAATAAGTGAAAAGCATGACAAGGTCTTCGCCTCGGGATGTCTGCAGGTCGAGAAAGAGGTTGAGGGTAAGCGTGCGAATGCCGCGTTTGTCGTTCTCGCTAGGAACAAGGAATTGGACGGAGTCATCCAGTCTTTGAAGTCAATTGAGAGACATTTCAACCGATGGTTCCACTATCCTTATGTGTTCCTGAACGACGGCGATTTTGATGACACTTTCAAGGATACCGTGAAGAATTATACAAGTGCTCCTGTGGAATTCGGCAAAATTGACGATACCATGTGGGGTTATCCTAAATGGGTTGACCACGAAGTGGCAAAGGAAGGCATCAGAAAGCAGGGCGACGCCGCTATCATGTATGGTGGAATGGAGAGTTACCACCATATGTGCAGATTCTATTCTGGGTAAGTATACTTGGTTCAACGTTACTTCTTTGGGGTACTAATGCTGTAAACAGATTCTTTTACAAACATCCCCTTCTCATGAAGTACGAATGGTACTGGCGTCTGGAGCCAGAGATCAGCTACTTCTGTGACATAACCTAGTAAGATTAACCCTTGGCACCGCTCGTACTGAGATTGAGCATCCATCACTTACACGTACATAGCGACCCTTTCGTCAAAATGGCTGAAGCAAATAAAACATATGGATTTACGATTGCTGTCAAAGAACTCCGTGAGACTGTCCCTAACATCTTCCGCTATGCCTCGGCCTATAAGCGGAAGCACAATCTCGAGTCAAAGGGACTTTGGGAGATGTTCCTCGAAAGGCCACCTGAGGAGGAGCCTAAGCCCGAGGAAGGGAAACAGGACAAGCTTCCGGAGGAAATCCTGCAGAATGAGCCTGGAGAGAATACTGTTCCCGATGTCGACCCTGAGGCCATGGAAGGCGAAAAGTATAACATGTGCCATTTCTGGAGTAACTTTGAAATCGCACGCTTGGATTGGTTCCGCAGTAAGGAATACGAAGAATTTTTTGAAATGATGGATAGGAGTGGTGGTTTCTGGATGGAAAGAGTAAGTATTTGAGACGTTTTCAGAACCTTGGTTTCAAGGCTAACAGCGCAATCACAGTGGGGTGATGCGCCCATCCACTCGCTAGCTGCAGGTGTTCTTCTGTCGCCCAGCGACATCCACTACTTCCGTGATTTTGGGTACCGTCATACGACCATCCAACATTGCCCCGCCAACGCTCCCGCCCGACAACTCCCACGAATCCCGTGGCTCGAAATGAccacggaagatgagaaagcGCGGTTCGAAGAGGACGAGTATTGGGCAAATGCCGACCCCGTGAAAGAGAACGGTGTCGGTTGCAGGTGCAGATGTGACACAGATATCGTGGATGTTGAGGGTAAACAAGGCAGCTGTCTTGCCGAGTGGGTAGAAGTTGCGGGAGGCTGGGCTTCTCCCTAGATTCGGGCAACTTCATGCTTTGTCCGCTGTATAATCTTCGCCTCCTCGTTTCCATACCTTTATTGTTCAATTATGAGCATTACTCGGGTTGCCGTTGGAGTTAATTGTTGCTTGAGCCTTCATATTATGTTGGCTGTGGGGTTCTGGACGGCGTTCAACGGATCTGACAGCTTCTTCATGGAAAATGGTGTGatcattctcatcaataTTCACAAATTCATCTAGCGTGCTTTGTATGTTTTCATTTGGATTGCCGCGTTCTTATTAAAACAGAAGACTATCTTCTGGAAAGAGACGGTTACTGTCCGACTGTGAGCTTCAAGATAGTCCCCGAGAGCGTCTATCGGTATTCACGTCCGGTCTCCCCAC includes the following:
- a CDS encoding glycosyltransferase family 15 protein (glycolipid 2-alpha-mannosyltransferase (alpha-1, 2-mannosyltransferase)) encodes the protein MGLTQRISKWLPSSPSLPVDDVSREKGRNISRFAFFKRRIRLKGNSSISIPLGFVLLFPCLVIVLVLLLFVRHPSSPGGILIPAGTPPSISEKHDKVFASGCLQVEKEVEGKRANAAFVVLARNKELDGVIQSLKSIERHFNRWFHYPYVFLNDGDFDDTFKDTVKNYTSAPVEFGKIDDTMWGYPKWVDHEVAKEGIRKQGDAAIMYGGMESYHHMCRFYSGFFYKHPLLMKYEWYWRLEPEISYFCDITYDPFVKMAEANKTYGFTIAVKELRETVPNIFRYASAYKRKHNLESKGLWEMFLERPPEEEPKPEEGKQDKLPEEILQNEPGENTVPDVDPEAMEGEKYNMCHFWSNFEIARLDWFRSKEYEEFFEMMDRSGGFWMERWGDAPIHSLAAGVLLSPSDIHYFRDFGYRHTTIQHCPANAPARQLPRIPWLEMTTEDEKARFEEDEYWANADPVKENGVGCRCRCDTDIVDVEGKQGSCLAEWVEVAGGWASP